One Mesorhizobium sp. L-2-11 genomic region harbors:
- the waaA gene encoding lipid IV(A) 3-deoxy-D-manno-octulosonic acid transferase, giving the protein MSERWARTFLTAYRFAGAAAYPLVGPYVAWRTSRGKEDRIRRRERYGIAGRERPDGPLIWIHAASVGETIAVVPLVESILDYGVNIVLTTGTVTSAQVAEERLGDRIIHQYVPLDLKPAVSRFLDHWRPDLAIIAESEIWPMTILELGARRVPQVLVNGRLSDRSYKSWKKRANIAEALFENLAHVVAQSDVDGERFLSLGARPVTVSGNLKVDTTPPPADERALYTLKRQIGARPTWAAISTHDGEEAVAAEVHAMLHKRHHGLLTIVVPRHPDRAEALAAQISGMGLKVARRSKGDRIIADTDILLGDTMGEMGLYLRLTEIAFVGRSLTSEGGQNPLEPAMLDTAVLAGRNVQNFRETYQRLIDSGGAKLVRDRDMLAGAVNFLLTNEVARHEMMAAGAATVDEMRGALALTLKSLEPYIQPLVVKSRLKGANGR; this is encoded by the coding sequence ATGAGCGAGCGCTGGGCGCGCACTTTCCTGACGGCGTATCGTTTCGCAGGCGCAGCTGCCTATCCCCTGGTCGGGCCCTATGTCGCCTGGCGCACCTCCAGGGGCAAGGAGGACCGAATTCGCCGGCGCGAGCGCTATGGCATCGCCGGGCGCGAGCGCCCAGACGGGCCGCTCATCTGGATCCATGCGGCGAGCGTCGGCGAGACGATCGCCGTCGTGCCGCTGGTCGAGAGCATCCTCGACTACGGCGTCAACATCGTGCTGACGACGGGGACCGTCACCTCCGCCCAGGTTGCCGAGGAACGGCTCGGCGACCGCATCATCCACCAATACGTGCCGCTCGACCTCAAGCCGGCGGTCAGCCGCTTCCTCGACCATTGGCGGCCGGATCTGGCGATCATCGCCGAATCGGAAATCTGGCCGATGACCATCCTCGAGCTCGGCGCACGGCGTGTGCCGCAGGTGCTGGTTAATGGCAGGCTGTCGGACCGTTCGTACAAATCCTGGAAGAAGCGCGCCAACATCGCCGAGGCGCTGTTCGAGAATCTCGCCCATGTTGTCGCCCAGTCGGATGTCGACGGCGAGCGCTTCCTCTCGCTTGGCGCCCGGCCGGTCACCGTATCCGGCAATCTCAAGGTCGACACCACGCCGCCGCCGGCCGATGAAAGGGCGCTGTACACGCTGAAGCGCCAGATCGGCGCCCGCCCGACCTGGGCCGCGATCTCGACCCATGACGGCGAGGAGGCGGTCGCCGCCGAGGTTCATGCGATGCTGCACAAACGTCACCACGGTCTTTTGACGATCGTCGTACCGCGCCATCCCGATCGCGCCGAAGCGCTTGCCGCGCAGATTTCCGGCATGGGCCTGAAAGTCGCTCGGCGCAGCAAGGGCGACCGGATCATCGCCGATACGGACATTCTGCTCGGCGACACGATGGGCGAGATGGGGCTTTATCTCCGGCTGACAGAGATCGCCTTCGTTGGCCGTTCGCTCACCTCGGAGGGTGGCCAGAACCCGCTGGAGCCGGCCATGCTCGACACGGCGGTGCTGGCCGGCCGCAATGTCCAGAATTTTCGCGAGACCTATCAGCGCCTGATCGACAGCGGCGGCGCAAAGCTGGTGCGCGACCGCGACATGCTGGCCGGCGCCGTCAATTTCCTCTTGACCAACGAGGTGGCCCGCCATGAGATGATGGCCGCCGGTGCGGCAACCGTCGACGAGATGCGCGGTGCGTTGGCGCTCACCTTGAAGTCGCTCGAACCCTACATTCAGCCTTTGGTCGTCAAGTCGCGCCTCAAGGGCGCCAACGGCCGTTAA
- the lpxK gene encoding tetraacyldisaccharide 4'-kinase, with amino-acid sequence MASEAPPFWWEEPDWRALALAPLSAIYALAAGRRMRSAAREKIEAPVLCVGNFTVGGTGKTPVAIALARQARRMQLNPGFLSRGHGGSFARPHVVDPHHDAARHVGDEPLLLAAHAPVAVTPNRAAGARLLLEKHGCDFLIMDDGFQSARIHIDYALVVVDARYGVGNGRVIPGGPLRAGIVDQLVFTSALLKMGDGLAADAVVRQAARAGRPIFEAHTRPTSRAGLAGKRFLAFAGIGHPEKFFDTVRQAGGEVALTRSFPDHHFYGQDELAELATTARGAGLGLVTTAKDAARLRHDAASADFLRQLDVLEIDTVFDPDHVPERIIDETLDAWRQRKLQG; translated from the coding sequence ATGGCCAGCGAAGCGCCCCCCTTCTGGTGGGAAGAACCGGACTGGCGGGCGCTGGCGCTGGCGCCGCTGTCGGCGATCTATGCGCTCGCTGCCGGCCGCCGCATGCGCTCAGCGGCGCGCGAGAAGATCGAGGCGCCGGTGCTTTGCGTCGGCAACTTCACCGTCGGCGGCACCGGCAAGACGCCGGTGGCGATCGCACTGGCCCGGCAGGCCAGGCGCATGCAGCTCAATCCAGGTTTCCTGTCGCGCGGCCATGGCGGTTCCTTTGCACGGCCGCATGTCGTCGATCCGCATCATGACGCCGCCAGGCATGTCGGCGATGAACCGCTGCTTTTGGCCGCGCACGCGCCAGTCGCAGTGACGCCGAACCGTGCCGCCGGCGCCCGCCTCCTGCTGGAAAAGCATGGATGTGATTTCCTGATCATGGATGACGGTTTCCAGAGCGCGCGCATCCATATCGACTATGCGCTGGTCGTCGTCGACGCACGCTACGGCGTCGGCAACGGCCGCGTCATTCCTGGCGGTCCGCTCAGGGCTGGCATCGTCGACCAACTGGTTTTCACCAGCGCGCTGCTGAAGATGGGCGACGGCCTTGCTGCCGATGCCGTCGTTCGCCAGGCGGCGCGTGCCGGCCGACCGATCTTCGAGGCGCATACGCGGCCAACCAGCAGGGCGGGGCTGGCCGGCAAGCGATTTCTGGCCTTTGCCGGCATCGGCCATCCCGAGAAATTCTTCGACACCGTCCGTCAGGCCGGCGGCGAGGTTGCGCTGACCCGGTCGTTTCCGGACCATCATTTCTATGGCCAGGACGAGCTTGCCGAACTGGCAACGACTGCGCGAGGTGCCGGGCTTGGCCTCGTCACCACCGCCAAGGACGCCGCCCGGCTGCGCCATGATGCCGCGTCGGCCGATTTCCTCCGGCAGCTCGACGTGCTGGAGATCGACACCGTGTTCGATCCCGACCACGTGCCCGAACGCATCATCGACGAGACGCTGGATGCCTGGCGGCAGCGCAAGCTGCAGGGTTGA